From Candidatus Baltobacteraceae bacterium, the proteins below share one genomic window:
- a CDS encoding glutamine synthetase family protein, with protein MHSLPSDKRPANKRDVLKLVKERDVRFVRLVFADILGVSKNVAIPASELEAALDGKVTFDGGSIDGFVRGEELDMLLKPDAATFALYPWSSPERAEGRLICDIAMPDGTPFEGCPRSTLKRAIAEATSTLNDLSVALEVEFFLFDANRSEFGSTQTADVGSYFDFSANDRGEDARGAIVDALSGMGVAVASAHHEHGAGQHEIDFAHVGVLEAADNLLTLRTIAKHVAARFALDATFMPKPLEDRAGSGLHVDFRIGASEGGTESLDASTLYFVGGLLAHAPATTAVCNSTVNSYKRLVAAWDAPIYTVWSHRSANALVRVPPEQHPPRVEMRSPDPASNPYLALAVLLGAGVDGIRQQRLPGDSLAGSTYDLTERERVARGIGTLPKSLRQAITELDADHVVRASLGDHIYHAFRDAKLAEYERYRRAVHPWEHRAYLRLY; from the coding sequence ATGCACTCACTTCCTAGCGATAAACGTCCCGCCAACAAACGCGACGTCCTCAAACTCGTCAAAGAACGCGACGTTCGTTTCGTGCGATTGGTCTTCGCCGATATTTTGGGCGTCAGCAAGAACGTCGCGATTCCCGCGAGCGAACTCGAGGCGGCGCTCGACGGCAAGGTGACCTTCGACGGCGGCTCGATCGACGGCTTCGTGCGCGGCGAGGAACTCGACATGCTGCTCAAACCCGACGCCGCCACGTTCGCGCTCTATCCGTGGTCGAGCCCCGAGCGCGCCGAAGGGCGCCTGATCTGCGATATCGCGATGCCCGACGGGACGCCATTCGAAGGCTGTCCGCGCAGCACGCTCAAACGCGCGATCGCCGAAGCAACGTCGACGCTAAACGATCTCTCCGTCGCACTCGAAGTCGAGTTTTTCCTCTTCGACGCGAATCGGAGCGAATTCGGCTCGACGCAAACGGCCGACGTCGGATCGTACTTCGATTTCTCCGCCAACGACCGCGGTGAAGACGCGCGCGGCGCGATCGTCGACGCGCTCTCCGGGATGGGCGTTGCGGTTGCGAGCGCGCACCACGAGCACGGCGCGGGGCAGCACGAGATCGATTTCGCGCACGTCGGCGTGCTGGAGGCCGCCGACAATCTGTTGACGCTGCGCACGATCGCAAAACACGTGGCCGCGCGCTTCGCCCTCGACGCGACCTTCATGCCCAAGCCGCTCGAGGATCGAGCCGGCAGCGGCCTGCACGTCGACTTTCGAATCGGAGCGAGCGAGGGCGGCACGGAGAGCCTCGATGCATCCACGCTCTACTTCGTCGGCGGTTTGCTCGCGCACGCGCCCGCAACCACGGCCGTCTGCAACTCGACGGTCAATTCGTACAAACGGCTGGTCGCCGCTTGGGACGCGCCGATCTACACCGTGTGGTCGCACCGAAGCGCCAACGCGCTGGTGCGCGTGCCGCCCGAGCAGCATCCTCCACGCGTCGAGATGCGCAGTCCCGATCCGGCGAGCAATCCGTATCTCGCGTTGGCGGTTCTGCTCGGGGCGGGCGTCGACGGCATCCGGCAGCAGCGTTTGCCCGGCGATTCCCTCGCCGGCTCGACCTACGATCTCACCGAGCGCGAGCGCGTCGCGCGCGGTATCGGCACCTTGCCGAAATCGTTACGTCAGGCCATCACCGAGCTGGATGCGGACCACGTCGTCCGGGCTTCGCTCGGCGATCACATCTATCACGCGTTTCGCGATGCGAAGCTCGCCGAATACGAACGCTACCGGCGCGCCGTTCACCCGTGGGAGCATCGCGCGTACCTGCGGCTCTACTAG
- a CDS encoding pyridoxal-dependent decarboxylase: MLSAVLPGQISGALPEAAPEEPEPFAAIMADFERIILPGITHWNHPRFFAYFATSAAPVAVVAEALAAALDVKAMLWRTSPAATELEEVVMRWLARLLGLPDAFDGIIYDTASIAGFTALAAARESLDLGIRERGMTGRHLPVLRVYITEHTHSHIEKGAIALGIGRENVVRIACDDAFRMSPAALDAQIAADVAAGYKPMCVVATVGTTSTTSRDPVEEIAPIARRYGTWLHVDAAYAGVAAIIPEFRDILDGVERADSVVVNPHKWLFVPMDLSVLYVRDPELLRQTFSLIPEYLRTPESGVRNYMDYGLQLGRRFRALKLWFVLRYYGARGLRDRLRAHVGLAAEFAGWVEREPNWELLAPHPFSVVCFRFAPKGLGEEELDVLNARLMDAVNATGEMFISHTKIRDRFALRLAIGNLRTTRDDVEAAWTLLRRHALSAQNPAASVG, encoded by the coding sequence GTGCTCTCGGCGGTCCTGCCGGGGCAGATTTCCGGCGCCCTTCCCGAGGCGGCGCCCGAAGAACCCGAGCCCTTCGCGGCGATCATGGCGGATTTCGAGCGTATCATTCTGCCGGGGATCACGCACTGGAATCACCCGCGCTTTTTTGCCTACTTCGCCACCAGCGCCGCGCCGGTGGCTGTCGTGGCCGAGGCGCTCGCGGCGGCGCTGGATGTCAAAGCGATGTTGTGGCGTACGTCGCCCGCAGCGACCGAACTCGAGGAAGTCGTGATGCGCTGGCTCGCTCGGCTGCTGGGCCTCCCCGATGCGTTCGACGGAATCATTTACGACACCGCATCGATCGCCGGCTTTACGGCCCTCGCCGCGGCGCGCGAATCGCTGGATCTGGGCATCCGCGAACGGGGGATGACCGGACGCCATCTTCCGGTGCTGCGCGTGTATATCACCGAGCATACGCATTCGCATATCGAAAAAGGTGCGATCGCGCTTGGAATCGGGCGCGAAAACGTCGTGCGAATCGCGTGCGACGACGCCTTTCGCATGAGCCCCGCAGCGCTCGACGCGCAGATCGCGGCCGACGTGGCGGCCGGCTACAAGCCGATGTGCGTGGTCGCCACGGTCGGCACCACGTCGACGACCTCGCGAGATCCGGTTGAAGAGATCGCGCCGATCGCGCGGCGATACGGCACGTGGCTGCACGTTGATGCGGCGTACGCCGGGGTCGCCGCCATCATTCCGGAGTTTCGCGATATCCTCGACGGTGTCGAACGAGCCGACTCGGTGGTCGTTAATCCGCACAAATGGCTCTTCGTGCCGATGGATCTCTCGGTGCTCTACGTGCGCGATCCGGAGCTGCTGCGACAAACCTTTAGCCTGATTCCGGAATATCTGCGCACGCCGGAGAGCGGCGTGCGCAACTACATGGACTACGGACTTCAGTTGGGGCGGCGCTTTCGCGCGCTCAAACTCTGGTTCGTGCTGCGGTACTACGGCGCGCGCGGATTGCGCGATCGCTTGCGGGCGCACGTCGGCTTAGCGGCGGAGTTTGCCGGGTGGGTCGAACGCGAGCCGAACTGGGAGTTGCTCGCACCGCATCCGTTTTCGGTCGTCTGTTTTCGCTTCGCCCCGAAGGGCCTCGGCGAGGAGGAGCTCGATGTGCTAAACGCGCGATTGATGGACGCGGTCAACGCGACCGGCGAGATGTTCATCTCGCATACAAAAATTCGCGATCGTTTCGCGCTGCGGCTGGCGATCGGGAACCTTCGCACGACGCGCGACGACGTCGAGGCCGCCTGGACGCTCTTGCGTCGGCACGCGCTCTCCGCGCAGAACCCGGCTGCATCGGTTGGCTGA
- a CDS encoding aldo/keto reductase, which yields MKYRTYPNSELAVSEVGFGLWTTATDWWGKMTDAQAVAMLQEALDLGITFFDAADVYGNGRSEEQLASAFKDRRDKVVYATKFGYDFYTTGNAKRGERELPHDTSPKFLRFALEESLRRLQTDCIDIYQFHNARMTHIDDDALFELLEAFKHEGKIRMYGIALGPAIGWLYEGVDAVQKRRVPSMQIIWNILEQFPGNEQIKAADDAGTDTGFMIRVPHSSGMLEGQYTKDTVFPEGDHRRHRPQSWLINGVEKVEQLRFLETPERTLGQAAIQWLLAEPRVMTVLPNIYNREQLHEFAAAPSTPELTRAELERIAALYAANFGIVEGPHSLKGTMSREGAGV from the coding sequence ATGAAGTACCGTACCTATCCCAACAGCGAGCTTGCCGTCAGCGAAGTCGGCTTTGGCCTTTGGACCACCGCCACCGATTGGTGGGGCAAGATGACCGACGCGCAGGCGGTGGCGATGCTGCAGGAGGCGCTCGATCTGGGCATCACGTTCTTCGATGCCGCCGACGTCTACGGAAACGGCCGCAGCGAAGAGCAGCTCGCTTCCGCGTTCAAAGATCGCCGCGACAAGGTGGTCTACGCGACCAAGTTCGGGTACGACTTCTATACGACCGGGAACGCCAAACGCGGCGAGCGCGAACTGCCGCACGATACGTCGCCGAAGTTTCTGCGTTTCGCGCTCGAAGAATCGCTGCGCCGCCTGCAGACCGATTGCATCGATATCTACCAGTTTCACAACGCGCGCATGACGCACATCGACGACGACGCGCTCTTCGAATTGTTAGAAGCGTTCAAACACGAGGGCAAGATCCGCATGTACGGCATCGCTCTCGGTCCGGCGATCGGCTGGCTCTACGAGGGCGTGGACGCCGTCCAGAAACGCCGCGTTCCGTCGATGCAAATCATCTGGAATATTCTCGAACAATTCCCCGGCAACGAGCAGATCAAAGCCGCCGACGATGCCGGAACCGATACCGGTTTCATGATCCGCGTTCCGCACTCGAGCGGCATGCTCGAAGGCCAGTATACGAAGGACACGGTTTTCCCCGAAGGCGATCACCGGCGCCATCGCCCCCAATCGTGGCTGATAAACGGCGTCGAGAAAGTCGAACAGCTGCGTTTTCTCGAGACTCCGGAACGCACGCTCGGCCAAGCCGCGATCCAGTGGCTCCTGGCCGAACCGCGCGTGATGACGGTACTGCCGAACATCTACAATCGCGAACAACTGCACGAGTTCGCGGCGGCACCGTCCACACCGGAACTCACCCGAGCGGAACTGGAGCGGATCGCCGCGCTCTACGCCGCCAATTTCGGTATCGTCGAGGGTCCGCACAGTCTCAAAGGAACGATGTCGCGCGAAGGAGCCGGCGTCTGA
- a CDS encoding helix-turn-helix domain-containing protein, with amino-acid sequence MTAEELVAFAEGLSRVAATGGGPKALAAYLASHAGVGVLVEDARWRHIAAAGAGLPGSVRPMLPEGLERTPAPLSNGRAGYVVSIHAGDTPLGHLSVFGDQTYENIAPRLRLTAGAIAVELARDLGGSPGKRQTFWERALAGAYPDAQAARDDAAARGIALSSGYVAIALEAEGAEGSQSAALAAALRSIVGDAFRNAETEVGILDRGPTLAIFAPAAREIDYANARTAATLLPRTLAKRVPLARLSGGVGTHASFVEIARSLDEANVALAIGRRVYGGGRVAPYDDLGAYPLLLRGSDATELRAFARRTLAPLRAYDEKHQTNLQRTLELYFELGQNVKTAAEALSVHRHTVFYRLRQINELCGCKLDSSHDQLTFRMAIAIDALTS; translated from the coding sequence ATGACTGCCGAGGAGCTGGTCGCGTTTGCGGAAGGCCTGAGCCGGGTCGCCGCGACCGGCGGCGGCCCGAAGGCGCTCGCGGCGTACCTCGCATCGCATGCCGGAGTCGGCGTTCTGGTTGAAGACGCACGGTGGCGCCACATCGCAGCGGCGGGCGCGGGATTGCCCGGCAGCGTTCGGCCGATGCTCCCGGAGGGACTCGAACGCACGCCCGCGCCGCTCTCGAACGGCCGCGCCGGGTACGTCGTTTCTATCCATGCCGGCGATACGCCGCTCGGTCATCTTTCCGTCTTCGGCGACCAAACGTACGAGAACATCGCCCCGAGGCTGCGGCTGACCGCGGGTGCGATCGCCGTGGAACTCGCTCGCGATCTCGGCGGTTCGCCTGGGAAGCGGCAGACCTTTTGGGAACGCGCGCTCGCCGGGGCCTACCCCGACGCGCAAGCCGCTCGCGACGACGCGGCGGCGCGCGGCATCGCTCTTTCGTCGGGTTATGTGGCGATCGCGCTGGAAGCCGAGGGCGCCGAGGGCTCGCAGAGCGCGGCGCTCGCCGCAGCGCTGCGTTCGATCGTCGGCGACGCATTTCGAAACGCCGAGACCGAGGTCGGCATCCTCGATCGCGGACCGACGCTCGCCATCTTCGCACCCGCGGCGCGCGAGATCGACTACGCCAACGCGCGTACGGCCGCAACCCTGCTGCCGCGAACGCTCGCGAAGCGAGTTCCGCTGGCTCGGCTCTCGGGCGGCGTCGGCACCCACGCCTCGTTCGTCGAGATCGCGCGCTCGCTCGACGAGGCGAACGTGGCGCTGGCGATCGGGCGGCGCGTGTACGGCGGCGGGCGGGTCGCGCCCTACGACGATCTCGGAGCGTACCCGTTATTGCTGCGCGGAAGCGATGCGACGGAACTGCGAGCCTTCGCGCGGCGCACGCTGGCGCCGCTGCGCGCCTACGATGAGAAACACCAAACGAACCTGCAACGAACGCTCGAGCTGTATTTCGAACTCGGTCAAAACGTCAAGACGGCCGCCGAGGCGCTGAGCGTTCATCGCCACACCGTCTTCTACCGGCTACGACAGATAAACGAACTCTGCGGCTGCAAGCTGGATAGCTCGCACGACCAGCTCACTTTTCGAATGGCGATAGCGATCGATGCACTCACTTCCTAG
- a CDS encoding Nramp family divalent metal transporter produces the protein MSPNPVIKKTVSRNLWRSIAMFLSIIGPGIITANADNDVGGITVYSLAGAQFGYTLLWILVPVTIALIVTQEMCARMGAITGKGLADLIRENFGVKVAFWVLVVFVLGDLANTASEFAGIASAAPIIQAYIPFVPKLLFTDGLVIVAALGIFFAVTRGNYKVVERVFFAFCVVYLSYVVSGILVHPNWHDVLKQTIFPHFTASRAYVLMAIAVIGTTIAPWMQFYIQAAVVDKGVGEDEYKYSRVDVISGALITDIIAFFIIIASAATIFIHNAHSAHPIQINDAGDVGAALVPLAGKFASLLFAIGLLNAAIFTASILPLSTAYYVCEAFGFERGIDNRFKDAPFFYGLYAALIVIGGGVVIIPGSPLLAIIYYSQVLNGALLPVVLVLMLLLINNKRLMGKWTNGVVFNTVAWATVIVVGVLTIVSTVQSMFPALGS, from the coding sequence GTGAGTCCGAACCCGGTTATCAAAAAGACCGTGAGCCGCAACCTCTGGCGCTCGATCGCGATGTTTCTTTCGATCATCGGGCCCGGCATCATCACCGCTAACGCCGACAACGATGTCGGCGGAATAACGGTCTATTCGCTTGCCGGCGCGCAGTTCGGATACACGCTGCTTTGGATTCTCGTGCCCGTCACCATCGCGCTCATCGTTACCCAAGAGATGTGCGCGCGCATGGGCGCGATCACGGGCAAGGGATTGGCCGATCTCATTCGCGAGAACTTCGGCGTCAAGGTCGCCTTTTGGGTACTGGTCGTTTTCGTGCTCGGCGACTTGGCGAACACCGCCTCGGAGTTCGCCGGGATCGCGTCGGCGGCGCCGATCATTCAAGCCTATATCCCGTTCGTGCCGAAACTGCTCTTTACCGACGGTCTGGTGATCGTGGCGGCCCTGGGAATCTTTTTTGCGGTTACGCGCGGAAATTACAAAGTCGTCGAACGCGTATTTTTTGCGTTCTGCGTGGTCTATCTCTCGTACGTCGTCAGCGGCATTCTCGTTCACCCCAACTGGCACGACGTTCTCAAGCAGACGATCTTCCCCCACTTTACGGCGAGCCGAGCCTACGTGCTCATGGCGATCGCGGTGATCGGCACGACGATCGCCCCGTGGATGCAGTTCTACATTCAAGCCGCGGTCGTCGATAAGGGCGTCGGCGAAGACGAGTACAAGTACTCGCGGGTCGACGTCATCTCCGGAGCGTTGATTACCGACATCATCGCCTTCTTCATCATCATCGCGAGTGCGGCGACCATCTTCATCCACAACGCGCACTCGGCGCACCCGATCCAAATCAACGACGCCGGGGACGTCGGCGCCGCCCTCGTACCGCTGGCGGGAAAATTCGCGTCGCTGCTCTTTGCCATCGGGTTGCTCAACGCCGCGATCTTCACCGCCTCGATCCTGCCCCTCTCGACCGCGTACTACGTCTGCGAAGCGTTCGGTTTCGAACGCGGCATCGACAATCGCTTCAAGGACGCGCCCTTCTTCTACGGGCTGTATGCTGCGCTCATCGTCATCGGCGGCGGCGTCGTCATCATCCCCGGTTCGCCGCTGCTGGCGATCATCTACTACTCGCAGGTCTTAAACGGCGCGCTCCTTCCGGTCGTGCTGGTCCTTATGCTGCTACTCATCAATAATAAACGCTTGATGGGCAAGTGGACCAACGGCGTCGTCTTCAACACGGTCGCTTGGGCAACGGTCATCGTCGTCGGCGTGCTTACGATCGTGTCGACGGTTCAGTCGATGTTTCCGGCTCTGGGGTCTTAA
- a CDS encoding histidine kinase dimerization/phospho-acceptor domain-containing protein gives MADDERGALRALATAIDRMRAASDAGAIERILDSEQRRVGDDAAALGLVRRCADLALAQLALTGEVASLRERSARLAHDIKGPLTTIVGFSELLEERALAGEDADKALRAIRASALRLADLTSS, from the coding sequence TTGGCTGACGACGAACGCGGGGCCCTGCGCGCGCTCGCGACGGCGATCGACCGAATGCGTGCGGCATCGGACGCAGGCGCGATCGAACGTATCCTCGATTCGGAGCAACGGCGCGTCGGCGACGATGCCGCGGCGCTCGGCCTAGTGCGCCGCTGCGCCGATCTCGCGCTCGCGCAGCTCGCCCTAACCGGCGAGGTCGCATCGCTGCGCGAACGTTCGGCTCGGCTCGCGCACGACATCAAGGGGCCGCTGACCACGATCGTCGGATTCTCCGAGTTGCTCGAGGAACGAGCGCTCGCCGGTGAAGATGCGGATAAAGCGTTGCGGGCCATACGCGCCTCCGCGCTGCGGCTGGCCGATCTTACCTCGTCGTAA
- a CDS encoding CBS domain-containing protein, with protein MTFQEGFISELVGRAATVNELSIGRVADFRVNAPDETFPHIDGLVIKTSQGLRFAPIATVFDIDSHGTVALTITPKDSAPDDTESLYLVSDLLDKQIVDIDGRKVVRINDIEVARTGGHLRVVAADVGIGGLLRRLGLKQFGKRFTPWIYKNVPRTMIAWDSVAPIKDMSPRDVRLSVTQSKLSRLHPSELAEIIGDLSKREAAAVIKQLDDETAADAFEHLDADTQKSLIDDIGTERAADIIEEMDSDDAADLLNELDEETQAELLAEMNEYTAGELRELAKYEDDTAGGLMTPDYVWIYPHRTTEATIQKIREISPSSEFIYYLYVVDKGDRLLGVLTLRALLLSLPTAFIERIMETDIVTVNSDTPARDVVATIARYDLLAVPVVDDDGKMLGIVTVDDAIDAVVPEKLVKNLPRLTFNRSKPAKAETR; from the coding sequence ATGACGTTCCAAGAGGGCTTTATCTCGGAGCTGGTGGGCCGCGCGGCGACCGTCAACGAGCTTTCAATTGGACGAGTCGCGGATTTTCGCGTCAACGCACCCGACGAAACGTTCCCGCACATCGACGGTCTCGTGATCAAGACCTCGCAGGGACTGCGCTTCGCGCCGATCGCCACCGTCTTCGATATCGACTCGCACGGTACCGTGGCCTTAACCATCACGCCGAAGGACTCGGCCCCGGACGATACCGAGTCGCTCTATCTGGTATCCGATCTGCTCGACAAGCAAATCGTCGATATCGACGGGCGCAAAGTCGTGCGGATCAACGATATCGAGGTCGCTCGCACCGGCGGCCATCTGCGCGTGGTCGCGGCCGACGTCGGCATCGGCGGCCTGCTGCGTCGCCTCGGCCTCAAGCAGTTCGGCAAGCGATTCACTCCGTGGATTTACAAGAACGTGCCGCGCACCATGATCGCCTGGGATTCGGTCGCACCGATCAAAGATATGTCCCCGCGCGACGTGCGCCTCTCGGTCACGCAAAGCAAGCTCTCGCGCCTGCATCCCTCGGAGCTCGCGGAGATCATCGGCGATCTCTCCAAGCGCGAAGCGGCGGCCGTCATCAAACAGCTCGACGACGAAACGGCCGCCGACGCGTTCGAGCATCTCGACGCCGACACCCAAAAATCGCTCATCGACGACATCGGCACCGAACGCGCGGCGGATATCATCGAAGAGATGGATTCCGACGATGCGGCCGATCTGCTCAACGAGCTCGACGAAGAGACCCAAGCCGAACTGCTCGCCGAGATGAACGAATACACCGCCGGCGAACTGCGCGAACTCGCCAAATACGAAGACGACACGGCCGGCGGTCTCATGACCCCCGACTACGTGTGGATCTATCCGCATCGCACGACCGAAGCGACGATTCAGAAGATTCGCGAGATCTCCCCGTCCTCGGAGTTCATCTACTATCTCTACGTCGTCGATAAGGGAGACCGGCTGCTCGGAGTGCTGACGCTGCGCGCGCTGCTGCTCTCGCTGCCGACCGCGTTTATCGAACGCATCATGGAGACCGATATCGTTACGGTCAACTCCGACACGCCGGCGCGCGACGTCGTCGCGACGATCGCGCGCTACGATCTGCTGGCCGTACCCGTCGTCGACGACGACGGCAAAATGCTCGGCATCGTAACCGTCGACGACGCGATCGACGCCGTCGTGCCCGAAAAACTGGTCAAGAATCTGCCGCGCCTAACGTTCAATCGTTCGAAGCCCGCGAAAGCCGAGACCCGTTGA
- a CDS encoding RidA family protein, protein MAEPIRSEAAPAPIGPYSQAVLAGNELFCSGQVALDPNTGELLDGDAAAQTKRALENLGAVLAAAGMHFGNVVKTTIFLIDMNDFAAVNDVYATFFSEAKPARSTIAVAALPRGARVEIDCIAHSSATERAAG, encoded by the coding sequence ATGGCCGAGCCGATTCGCTCCGAGGCGGCGCCCGCGCCGATCGGTCCCTACAGCCAAGCCGTCCTCGCCGGCAACGAACTCTTCTGCAGCGGCCAAGTTGCGCTCGATCCGAACACCGGAGAATTGCTCGACGGCGACGCCGCCGCCCAAACCAAGCGCGCGCTGGAAAACCTCGGAGCCGTGTTAGCTGCCGCGGGCATGCACTTCGGCAACGTGGTGAAGACCACGATTTTTCTCATCGATATGAACGACTTCGCCGCCGTAAACGACGTCTATGCGACCTTCTTCTCCGAAGCCAAACCGGCGCGTTCGACCATCGCCGTCGCCGCGTTGCCGCGCGGCGCTCGCGTTGAGATCGACTGCATCGCCCACTCCTCCGCGACCGAGCGAGCCGCCGGATAA
- a CDS encoding diguanylate cyclase yields MQTHPFQHLLASLYDGNPDAIAMYDRNGLLVAGNPALCELTGYALGEIAGTAYREQIDRRDAPMIDAAFAAGIAGYTRGIETTVRRKDGFIVPIECHIFPARDNGEIVGVFVQARDILALRSAELSLGANQERFRSLFEYHPDGIMEIRAEGTISRVNVALESVTGFLGEHLIGRPWADLLAPECRERADEAFALAGGGEASEFEAMLLDRTGDRIDVQCKLVPLRVAEKIEGAYAIAKNVRARRQAERAIATQSQRIRELYLLAASREESLEVQIENALALGCRLFEFDFGYLTTFDGDSIAIAGAFGRGSAVVRDARYPLTESFSRYLTGARETLFIPDLDAPPWNEDDARESAPWRAYFGAKLVVNGRDFGALVFTSRMPRTGGIADFDRDLIQLMALFVAAAIERARHAERIEQLAFYDALTGLPNRVLFDDRMSQTLAAAKRYDRSFAVMYLDLDEFKAVNDTYGHPVGDLVLKGVADRLLYSLRESDTIARFGGDEFVVLQPVINGAADSADLARKLITAMQTPIAVNGVDHAIHTSIGIARYPHDGTTAAELMAGADAALYRAKHAGRNRWVFKTPEPETSTEPSTRS; encoded by the coding sequence ATGCAGACGCATCCGTTCCAACACCTGCTCGCCTCGCTCTACGACGGAAATCCCGACGCGATCGCCATGTACGATCGCAACGGTCTGCTCGTGGCTGGGAATCCCGCGCTCTGCGAGTTAACCGGATACGCGCTGGGCGAGATCGCCGGAACGGCCTATCGCGAGCAGATCGACCGTCGCGACGCGCCCATGATCGACGCGGCGTTCGCGGCCGGCATCGCGGGATACACGCGCGGCATCGAAACGACCGTTCGCCGCAAGGACGGCTTCATCGTACCGATCGAGTGTCATATCTTCCCGGCGCGCGACAACGGCGAGATCGTCGGCGTCTTCGTGCAGGCGCGCGATATTTTGGCCCTGCGCTCGGCGGAGCTCTCGCTGGGCGCGAACCAGGAACGATTTCGCTCGCTCTTCGAGTACCATCCCGACGGGATTATGGAGATCCGCGCGGAGGGAACGATTTCCCGGGTGAACGTCGCGCTCGAGAGCGTAACGGGATTTCTCGGAGAGCATCTCATCGGCCGTCCGTGGGCCGACCTGCTCGCACCGGAATGTCGCGAGCGGGCCGACGAAGCGTTCGCGCTTGCCGGCGGCGGTGAAGCGAGCGAATTTGAGGCGATGCTCCTCGATCGTACGGGCGATCGGATCGACGTGCAATGCAAACTCGTTCCCCTGCGCGTTGCGGAGAAGATCGAAGGCGCCTATGCGATTGCAAAAAACGTGCGGGCGCGCCGGCAGGCGGAGCGTGCGATCGCGACGCAGTCCCAGCGGATTCGCGAACTCTACCTGCTCGCAGCCTCGCGTGAGGAATCGCTCGAGGTTCAGATCGAAAATGCGCTCGCACTCGGATGCCGCCTCTTCGAGTTCGACTTCGGCTATCTGACGACGTTCGACGGCGACTCGATCGCGATCGCCGGCGCCTTCGGTCGCGGCTCCGCAGTCGTTCGCGACGCACGCTATCCGCTCACCGAATCGTTTTCGCGCTACCTGACGGGCGCGCGCGAGACGCTGTTTATTCCCGATCTCGACGCGCCGCCGTGGAACGAGGACGACGCTCGCGAAAGCGCCCCGTGGCGCGCGTACTTTGGAGCCAAACTCGTCGTCAACGGGCGCGATTTCGGAGCCTTGGTCTTTACCAGCCGAATGCCTCGCACCGGCGGCATCGCGGATTTCGATCGCGACCTCATCCAGCTGATGGCCCTCTTCGTCGCTGCGGCCATCGAACGCGCGCGTCACGCCGAGCGGATCGAACAGCTCGCGTTCTACGACGCGCTCACGGGACTTCCGAACCGCGTGCTCTTCGACGATCGCATGAGCCAGACGCTGGCGGCGGCCAAACGCTACGATCGCAGTTTCGCGGTGATGTACCTCGACCTCGATGAATTCAAAGCCGTCAACGATACCTACGGCCATCCGGTGGGAGATCTGGTTCTCAAGGGCGTCGCCGACCGGCTCCTCTACTCGCTGCGGGAGAGCGACACGATCGCTCGTTTCGGCGGCGACGAGTTCGTCGTGCTGCAGCCGGTGATCAACGGCGCCGCCGACTCGGCCGATCTCGCGCGCAAACTCATCACCGCGATGCAGACGCCGATAGCGGTCAACGGCGTCGACCATGCGATCCACACGAGCATCGGGATCGCGCGCTATCCGCACGACGGTACGACGGCCGCCGAACTTATGGCGGGCGCCGACGCGGCGCTCTATCGCGCCAAGCACGCCGGCCGCAACCGGTGGGTGTTTAAGACCCCAGAGCCGGAAACATCGACTGAACCGTCGACACGATCGTAA